The genomic DNA AAGACCAGACGGACAAACTTGCGAGCGGTCAAGACCAGGGCTCGCTTATGCTGGTGCTTGGGAACCTCATCATATTTCCGCTTGTAGAAGGCAGCATATTCGGGATTATGCA from Bacillota bacterium includes the following:
- a CDS encoding IS110 family transposase, giving the protein HNPEYAAFYKRKYDEVPKHQHKRALVLTARKFVRLVFALLSKDQIYKGRRES